Proteins encoded within one genomic window of Nordella sp. HKS 07:
- a CDS encoding YdcH family protein: MEKSVRKRGRRRMIDGTEENLLQTRLMTLRQQHRDLDAAISSLEASGTGDQLQLRRLKKMKLQIKDEIQKVEDKLIPDIIA; the protein is encoded by the coding sequence GTGGAAAAATCGGTGCGCAAACGGGGTAGGCGCCGGATGATCGACGGGACTGAAGAAAATCTTCTGCAGACAAGGCTGATGACGCTGCGCCAGCAACATCGCGACCTGGATGCCGCCATATCGTCTCTAGAGGCCTCCGGCACCGGGGACCAGCTGCAGCTGCGCCGACTGAAGAAAATGAAATTGCAGATCAAAGACGAGATCCAGAAGGTCGAGGACAAGCTGATCCCGGACATCATCGCATGA
- the purE gene encoding 5-(carboxyamino)imidazole ribonucleotide mutase: MSGKVAIIMGSQSDWPTTMKYAADTLAELGVTHEARIVSAHRTPERLYAFAKGAKAEGFSVIIAGAGGAAHLPGMTAAMTPLPVLGVPVESRALKGQDSLYSIVQMPAGIPVGTLAIGKAGAVNAALLAAAILALNDKALASRLETWRSKQTAAVAEAPRDGA; encoded by the coding sequence ATGAGCGGAAAAGTCGCGATCATCATGGGCAGCCAGTCCGACTGGCCGACCACCATGAAATATGCGGCCGACACACTGGCCGAGCTCGGCGTCACGCATGAAGCACGCATCGTCTCCGCCCACCGGACGCCCGAGCGGCTCTACGCCTTCGCCAAGGGCGCCAAAGCGGAAGGCTTCAGCGTCATCATCGCCGGCGCCGGCGGTGCCGCACATCTCCCCGGCATGACCGCCGCCATGACCCCCTTGCCGGTGCTGGGCGTGCCGGTCGAGAGCCGCGCGCTCAAGGGCCAGGACAGCCTCTATTCCATCGTCCAGATGCCGGCCGGCATCCCTGTGGGAACCCTCGCGATCGGCAAGGCAGGCGCTGTCAATGCCGCCCTCCTGGCGGCCGCCATATTGGCGCTCAACGACAAGGCCTTGGCCTCGCGGTTGGAAACCTGGCGTTCCAAGCAGACTGCTGCCGTTGCAGAAGCCCCGAGGGATGGCGCCTGA